ATCGACTATTCTGGTTTAACTAGAGAAGAAATGAGTGCTGGTTCTCAAACAACTATGATATTGTTAATCACTATTATTTTTGTGTTTTTGATTTTATCGGCTCAGTACGAAAGTTTTGTATTGCCATTTGCCATTATTTTCTCATTGCCATTAGGAATTATGGGAGCGTATATGTCGCAAAAAATTGCAGGATTAGAAATTAACATCTATTTCCAAATTGCATTAATTATGCTCATTGGTTTGCTTGCAAAAAATGCTATTCTAATTGTAGAGTTTGCTTTGCAAGAAAGACATAGAGGCAATTCTATTATAGATGCTGCTATATTAGGAGCTAAAGCAAGATTGCGACCAATATTAATGACCTCTTTTGCTTTTATTGTAGGATTAATGCCATTGGTCTTATCAAGCGGTGTTGGTGCTAATGGAAATCACTCGTTGGCAACTGGAGCAGCATTTGGTTTGCTCATAGGTACTATATTAGGTGTAATGATAATACCAGTATTGTTTGTCGTATTTCAATCCATACAAGAAAAAATTAAACCATTAACTATAGATAGTAAAAATTAAATTATGTCGAAAAAAATAGCATATATACTTATCCTATTATTACTGTCTTCTTGTAGCATCACTAAAAAATATTCAAGACCAAGTGTACCTACAATAGATAATTATAGAAATCATAGCACTCAAGATTCTGCTACTATTGCTAATATAAATTGGAGAACTTATTTTAATGATGCATTGCTAGTCAATCTTATAGATACTGCTTTTGCTAATAATTTTGATGTTCAAAGAGCAGAACAATCTTTAAAAATAGCCAATGCATTGTATAAACAAGCCAATGTACAGTTTTATCCAACAGTAAATTTAGGATTAAGTGGTAGTGTAAGCAAGCCATCGAATACTACTTTTCAAGGAAGAAATATTCCTGCAAGCCAAGCAGTTACAGATATTTCTATTGGACCATCATTCAATTGGGAATTAGATGTTTGGGGAAAATTGAGAAGTCAGAAAAAAGCAGCACAAGCAAGTTATAATCAAACCATATATCAACAACAATTTATACAGTCGGCAATGGTTAATGCTATTGCCAATTACTATTTTTTGCTACAATCGTTAGATGCTAAGATTGAAATATTAAACGCTACAATAAAAAATAGAGAAGAAGGAATTACTACTATCAAAGCATTGAAAGAAGCAGGTAGCGTAACAGAAGTTGCTGTAAAGCAAAATGAAGCATTGTTGTATAATGCACAAGCATTGCTAGAAGATGTAAAAAATCAAATTGCCATTACAGAAAACACACTAAGTGTTTTAATTGGAAAAGCACCAGAAGACATTAAAAGAAGTCCATTAAACACAGACATTATACCTAGTAAAGCGTGGCAAACAGGTTTCCCTACGCAATTACTAGCCAATAGAACAGATATTAATGCAGCAGAACAAATTCTAATCAATGCATTTGAAATGGTTAATTTTGCCAGAGCTAGTTTCTATCCAACTATTGGAATAAGTGGAAGTGGTGGATTAAACAGTATGAATTTTGCTAACTTATTTAATATTCATTCTTTATTTGCCAATATTGCAGGAAGCATTACCCAACCGCTATTTAATTTACGACGATTAAAAACGCAGAAAGAAGTGAATATTGCCAAACAAGAAATTGCTTTGATTGATTTTAAAGAGAAGATTATTACAGCATACTCAGAAGTAGCCAATGAAATCAGTACGCTAAACACCAATGCCAATAAATTAAAACTAAAAGAGCAGGAGAAAGAAGCATTATTCTTAGCTATAGACTATTCTGAGGAATTACAAAAACAAGGATTTGTAGATTATCTATCAGTACTAACAGCAAAAAATAATGAACTCAATGCAGAACTATCATTAATAGATATACAACTAGCCATACTTACAGCCAAAGCCAATTTATACAAAGCACTTGGTGGTGGTTGGCAATAAAAATAAATTGCTAATTTGGTATTTTTCGTATCAAAACAAACAAAGTAAAAATCATCATAGCAAGGAAGTATAACGCCGTCATATTGAGCGAAACGCAGTGTAGCGAAATATCTCCTTACAGGAAATTGCAACACTATATGAAGTTACTACAATGGTACTTGCAGGAGTCTACAACACTGTATGTAGATAACTACAGACTACCATGTAGCAACTGCAATACCATATGTAGATAACTACAGACCAACATGTAGCAACTGCAATACCATATGTAGATAACTACAGACCAACATGTAGCAACTACAACACTGTATGTAGATAACTACAGACCAACATGTAGCAACTACAATACCATATGTAGATGACTACAGACTACCATGTAGCAACTACAACACTATATGTAGATAACTACAGACCACCATGTAGCAGCTACAACACTATATGTAGATGACTACAGACTACCATGTAGCAGCTACAACACTATATGTAGATGACTACAGACTACCATGTAGCAGCTACAATACCATATGTAGATAACTACAGACTACCATGTAGCAGCTACAATACCATATGTAGATAACTACAGACCACCATGCAGCCACTACAATACTAAATGTAGCTAACTACAGATTATATTTTATTGCGTATTTTAAGTATTTTAATGAAAAATACGCAAATTATAAATTGCAAGGATATTCAGAATACGCAAAAACATATCTTTTATATAGTATTGAGAATAAAAACATTATAAACAAAAAATATTTTTAGCAAAAAAATATACGCAAGTTATTTTATTGCGTATATTTGAGTGATGTGCGAGATTATAAAACATGCTACTGTCAAAAACAAAGAAAGAAAATTGTATCTTTGGAAATTGAATTGTAACATTGAAATAAAATGAATCTAAATAATATTAAGAGTTTTACTGTTCTTGGTCTTTTTGGGACAAATGATGTAACAATACCATTTAAAGACGGTATCAAAATTTTAATTGGGGAAAATGGTCTTGGTAAAACTCAAGTATTAAATCTTTTTTATTACACACTTGAAAGAAATTTCTTTAGACTTGGAGAGTTTAATTTTGATAAAATACTCGTTGAATTAGAAAAGGAAACTATACAGATTTCAAAGAGTCAAATTGATGAATTGGTGAAGGAAGCATTTAGTGACCCATCCATTCAAGATTTTATTGAGGAATTTGGTTATTCGCATTTTGAATTTCTTAAAAATAAATATATTCAACTTAAGGGAAATCGATTTCAGTTTGAAAGAGAATTAGACACTAACTACAGTTATAGTAAGTATCGAAAGTATCCATTGCATAGAATTTTTAGGATATTTGATAAATTAGAATCAAACAATTCTAATATATTTAATCATCAAATAAAAAACTGTGAAAGCATAATTAATGATGCAATCAGAGGTTATGACATTATGTATTTCCCTACTTATAGAAGGGTTGAAGAAGATTTACATAGCTTAGGCTACGATGAAGATAATATTAACTTCGATGAAGACAAAACGTTAATCCAGTTTGGAATGGATGATGTTCAAAGACGATTTAATTTTATACAAAACACAATTGATAAGCAACTAAAGGAGGGATTAGCTCAGTTTACAAAAGACATTTTAAATGTTGTAATTGAAGATGAGCAACCTCGAAATAATCTATTTGACAAAATCAATGAAGAAGATATTGACATTATCCTTTCAAGGGTTGGAAATTTACTACCTCAAACTCAAAAAGACTCTGTGAAAAATATCATCATCAAAAAAGAGTATAAAAACCAATTACACGGCTATTTATTACAAAAATTGATTGACATATATGAAAAGCAAAAAGAATTAGATAACTCTGTAAAAGTATTTAGGGATGTTTGTAACAAGTATCTTATCAATAAAGAAGTCTTTTACGATGAAAGTGCTATTAAAATTTTTATAAAATCACATTTTACAGGAGATGAAATAAAACTTAGTAAACTATCCTCTGGTGAAAAGCAAATTGTTTCAATATTTTCCAAAGTATATCTCTCAGAAAAAGATAAGAGGTTTATAGTTTTATTTGATGAGCCCGAATTATCATTGAGTATGATTTGGCAAAAACAATTATTGCCTGATATTTTAGATTCTAAGAAATGTGACTTTTTGCTTGCTGTCACACATTCCCCTTTCATTTTCGATAATGAATTAGACCAATATGCTGTTGGATTAAGTGAATATGTTAGCGGCTCTGCTGAAACTTTTAAACACGGCGAATTAAACTAAGGTATTAAAGTAATGAGTTCATATATTCAACAATTAAGGCAGAGTAAGGATAAAGCTACAGTTGCATTCCAAGAATTTGCTCTTTCAACAAAAGCGTACAGTAACCATTTGTTTTGTTTCTTTGAAGGGAAAGATAATCCTTACTATGTTCCACGTATAAAAAGCTTTACAGAGACAATATTCCCTATTAATTGTGGTGGAAGAGATAAAGTCTTAAGAGTGTTTGAACTCATATCAAAGCAAGATGTGTACAACAAATACTCTAAAGCCTTCTTTATTGACAGAGATTTTAACAATCCTCTGCAAAACAATAGAGATATAATTTTTGAAACTCCTTGCTACTCTATAGAAAATTTGTATGTAAACATAAATGTATTCGAACAGATACTTATTCATGACTTTCAATTTTCAAGAAACGATACAAATTTTGAAGTATGCATTTCTTTGTTTAATGAAAGATTTAAAGAATTCAATTCTTCTGTAAGTCTTTTTAATTCATGGTATGCTTGTTTGATAGAAATTCGAAATCAATCAGGAAAACAAACTGGTGTTCAGCTAGATGAAAAATTACCTAAGGGATTAGTCAACATTTCATTACAGAATGTAGCTTCAAACTATGATTTCGCAAGCATTAAACAAATTTTTCCAGAATCTACAGATATTGACGAAGAAACTTTAAATAATAAAGTCAGAGAATTTAAAAACTGTGATTCAGAATTAATTTTCAGAGGGAAATATCAATTAGAATTTTTGATAGCACTGTTGCAGTTAATTATAAATGATTCAAAGTTCGAACAACATTATATAAAAAGTAAAATT
Above is a genomic segment from Chitinophagales bacterium containing:
- a CDS encoding DUF4435 domain-containing protein gives rise to the protein MSSYIQQLRQSKDKATVAFQEFALSTKAYSNHLFCFFEGKDNPYYVPRIKSFTETIFPINCGGRDKVLRVFELISKQDVYNKYSKAFFIDRDFNNPLQNNRDIIFETPCYSIENLYVNINVFEQILIHDFQFSRNDTNFEVCISLFNERFKEFNSSVSLFNSWYACLIEIRNQSGKQTGVQLDEKLPKGLVNISLQNVASNYDFASIKQIFPESTDIDEETLNNKVREFKNCDSELIFRGKYQLEFLIALLQLIINDSKFEQHYIKSKINYSFDSVLNHKRALTLFTNYASTPESLNKFLHDITTKN
- a CDS encoding AAA family ATPase is translated as MNLNNIKSFTVLGLFGTNDVTIPFKDGIKILIGENGLGKTQVLNLFYYTLERNFFRLGEFNFDKILVELEKETIQISKSQIDELVKEAFSDPSIQDFIEEFGYSHFEFLKNKYIQLKGNRFQFERELDTNYSYSKYRKYPLHRIFRIFDKLESNNSNIFNHQIKNCESIINDAIRGYDIMYFPTYRRVEEDLHSLGYDEDNINFDEDKTLIQFGMDDVQRRFNFIQNTIDKQLKEGLAQFTKDILNVVIEDEQPRNNLFDKINEEDIDIILSRVGNLLPQTQKDSVKNIIIKKEYKNQLHGYLLQKLIDIYEKQKELDNSVKVFRDVCNKYLINKEVFYDESAIKIFIKSHFTGDEIKLSKLSSGEKQIVSIFSKVYLSEKDKRFIVLFDEPELSLSMIWQKQLLPDILDSKKCDFLLAVTHSPFIFDNELDQYAVGLSEYVSGSAETFKHGELN
- a CDS encoding efflux transporter outer membrane subunit, translated to MSKKIAYILILLLLSSCSITKKYSRPSVPTIDNYRNHSTQDSATIANINWRTYFNDALLVNLIDTAFANNFDVQRAEQSLKIANALYKQANVQFYPTVNLGLSGSVSKPSNTTFQGRNIPASQAVTDISIGPSFNWELDVWGKLRSQKKAAQASYNQTIYQQQFIQSAMVNAIANYYFLLQSLDAKIEILNATIKNREEGITTIKALKEAGSVTEVAVKQNEALLYNAQALLEDVKNQIAITENTLSVLIGKAPEDIKRSPLNTDIIPSKAWQTGFPTQLLANRTDINAAEQILINAFEMVNFARASFYPTIGISGSGGLNSMNFANLFNIHSLFANIAGSITQPLFNLRRLKTQKEVNIAKQEIALIDFKEKIITAYSEVANEISTLNTNANKLKLKEQEKEALFLAIDYSEELQKQGFVDYLSVLTAKNNELNAELSLIDIQLAILTAKANLYKALGGGWQ